The genomic DNA gtttcggactgaattttaatatatcgaaattggtctgttGCTTCAAGGCAGAGGTTATCGAAAATTTCAGAAAGTCCGTCGTTAGTTATTAACGACAGCACATTAGAAGAGGCAGCTTCAGCAAAATCGCTTGGAGTCTACATCGATCAATTCAAACTGGGAACATCACATTGATCATATCTTTAAATTAAGAAGATTGCTTCCGCCGTTGGTGCAATTAAACGAATACGGCATCAAATCCCTTTAGATGAATTAGTCAATGTATATAACAGCCTTGTTCAACCTCATTTTTACTGTTGCGATCTGGTGTGGGGAAACTGTCATAAGGGCCTTTCtgaaaaacttcaaaagcttcCAAATCGCGCAGCCCGCATACTGATGTCTGTTAGTTATGACAGTGATTTAAGTGATTTTCTAAGGGTACCAGGGTGGCGCAAAACTCTGTCGTCAAAGACTAGAAAAGAATTTTTTGATAGACGTATAAAATTTTACCCAAGATGACACCCGACTAATTAACATTAAATTTTGCTTTTCGCGACTATGTAAATTCCTACCGTTTAAGGAATACTGAAAACAAATTAGTGCTTCCACAGCCCTGTTCTGACTATTTAAAAAGAAGCTTTTTGTATAGCCGAGCACTGTTGTGGAATAGCTTACCCCCTGAATTGCAGCGTAATTTAAACACTGCATCCGAGGACTGCagcttttattattttaaaaaaatattcttttgttattgtactCAGGTAGATGGGTTGTTAGTTCATATGTAATTTAGCCGATGAAAATACTgccgtgtataaataaatttaCGACACGTGCACTAGCGTTCTGCAGCACCTACCACCCGCTGTATGTATTTCCACTGCTTCATGACCGGTGCATCTGATTTGCTGGGTACTGTGTTCTGTGTTCTCTTACGTGTCCTGAAATGCACCTAATTCGATGCAATATTTCTaagaatgtatttttttttgcaatattaTCTTTATTCCCATGTAATCCATGTGAGCGTTAGGTATGGTATTTGGTCCACCGCAAAGAATACAGAAACCCTGACAAGGATGGGAAGTGAACACACGACCTTCAGAAAATAACCTCACGAATACCGTCCTACCTTATATAGGACATTTCATTCACCTCATACTTGAACTGCAATAGATCACCTCTTAgctggcttgatagctcagttggtagagccaGTACAGCGCAATCGCGCTTGCAACTGCGCATACTTAAGTTTCTTAtgtaactgcgatgatctctcTAACGttcgttttattttcattacacAGATCAAATATATGacattaattaatcattaataaaaaacgatttagataaacatttaagcaagaaaattaacgatagtaaaataacatgacgtttcgacgacttcatgtcatcatctgGGAACAAAAATTAACCAACAACTACAGCCGGTGTTCACAAGCAAAACGATTGCTGATCACCTGAGAGTCACAGAAGAAAAGCCTCCCCTGATCAACCAGCAAAGTGTAGTATACGAATTCATATGTGATTTGTGCGATACGAATTATATTGGATACACTTGCCGCCATCTCCATCAACGCGTAGAGGAACATAAACATTCCGTGATCGGAAAACATTTCAGGGACGCGCAtggtttaaaggggctaggtcacgctattttaggcattttcagcaccgatcgaatggtcatagaattaactaaaatatcaaaataactgttcaaaactatagaagaactctaacaaaacacagggaagccaagaagggacatggatggacaaaactggagaggattgaaatggattgagtttgggtaaatttgaaaaacgtcggcccaccttttttcaaatttatatcagtctatatcaaaatgtcatttacaaagcttgaaaatcattctcagttgttatgtggtcgtgattttgcaaatgaaagactcttgctctgccaatatgacgtttagagctcataattaacaaaattaaacaaaattacctaaaatagcgtgacctagcccctttaacaccTACCAACTTAattcggtagcctcgcagctcctacaaggtctcacctgattggagaccacccttgaggtttaacaaaagaacaaataacagaaacaatggcccttttgttttaggcctagggtccattgtttctgttatttgttcttttgttaaacctcaagggtggtctccaatcaggtgagaccttgtaagagctgcgaggtgaccaacttaattaagaattttaaagtcctaaagaaatgccgtagcaaactcgattgtttgatctatgaaatgctgtgaattaagaacaaaggaccgaaactgaacacgcaaacggattccattcgcgcaaaactttttacctgaatgctttcatgccaatttattttctcactttctaaatctataaatatgcctttctgttatttctaatgtattcatttgacaatgatgacatgaagtcgtcgaaacgtcatgttattttactatcgttaattttcttgcttaaatAATTAATCATTATTCCGCCTTTAATTTCTTACCCTACTTTAGCAATCTTCAAGCATGGACCCCTTGAGTCGCTGAGTTATTCATCGCGATGCCTCGACACAACCTTCCCGTGTGGAGACGCTATCTAACAGTAGAACCCGTTTTATTTTTCTACGCTTACGGATTTTTTTCTGCCTTTCCTCTGTATCTGCAATACGCGTACAGTGTTCTTAGCGAACAAAATGGTTTTCCTTATAAAGAGGTTACTGCAGTCGGCGATGGACTTGGATGCCAAGAAAGTATCATTGCCCAAAACGATACCTTAAAGCAACTCGAAAAAGAGGTGAGGTAATGTACAAAGCATTAAATTGGCTTACCCACGAACGCAAATACCTTACACTAATAGTAGTCTTAAATATGCTGAGGACGGAAGTGCTTAGTCAAAGTTAGACTACGCAACTGAGGACAAACGCGCGGAGTTTCGCGCGCGGGATCGAGGGTTGGTCAACTGTACATTTCGCTATTTGTGACTCTGGCCATTTCTATAccagagacgcataatccgtccagacaaATTATGCGTCTCTCGTGTTGTCCGTCTCGTGTAAAGACAGGAAAAGCTATACAAGGCGCATAATCGGTCTGGGACgcacttgggcaaacattttttctgcgtctgttcaGTTCCCTTGGCAGGGGCGAAAATGTGCATCGGAGGTATCctttacaatttaaaattgttttggcATTTTATGCAATTGTGAATCCTTATGAAATATAAGGCTAGATTGCAACCATCATTTGAATGCTAGCGGGATTTCACTCGAGATGTTTGACGAGTTGGCTGTACCGAAaagtctctgatgagtcccttggcagggaCGAAACATACATATTTTAGACTAGCCACGAAGATATGCATTGAAGTATCCTTTACAGTTTGTATCTGTTAAATTCGTCAATTATAAAGACAGGTACAAGACGCATAATACGTGTGGACGAACTACATGTATCCAGTTTAGTGCTTCCTTCGAAGACGCCGCACTAAAGTGACTAGTTCGTCGAGAAgcattatgcgtcttgtgcccgtctttataccagACTAACTTGACAGACGCAGAACAAATGTTTTCCCAAGCTAAGTTCGTTCCAGAAGAATTATgcatctctagtataaaaacggccatagTATCGCCTTTGGTTTTCGCACAGCTAATACGCGCACCAATCCCATATCAATTGATCTTATATAATCGTAGGTACAAAGTCAGGCCACAAGATTGGATCTTGCACTGGTTTTCTTTGAGACGATCCCTTCTCTTCTCCTGGCACCGTTTTGGGGAGGGTGGTCAGACAAGTCTGGACGGAGAAAACCCGCACTACTCTTCCCTTCGATTGGAGCTATTCTGGGAACGATAGTAATGCTTACCGTCATGCATCTCAAGTTGCCTTTGTATGTGATGTTCGTGGGCTCAGCTATCAGCGGCTTGTCGGGATTTTTAACCGTGCTTTCAATTGCTGTGATGTCGTATACTGTTGATACAACAGAGAAGACGGCGATTGCAATATTGTTTgcacgcgagtttctgagcccatttggcaaaacaacattgtggaagGGCAAGCTAGGTAttgcaaagtgtttcaacaattttgtccaaggcTGTAATTGTTATTGATATTACGGGTGTCGTATCAGCTCAAACCTCTTCTCTCATTCGTAAATTTCAGACCAGTCGTAAGTCAGTGTACAGTATGATCTGTCGTACAGACGAATACGTTGGAGAGGGtgtatttatatttattcctGGTGTGGGGAAATGGAAAACGGTAAAAGCACAATAGGTAGAATGGCTGCAAATGTCATATTGGGCTACGAGACTTGAAGTTCTTGAAATTACAGCCAAAAAGTGGAATAATTTGATTTGACTACAGTTGATATTTGCATTTGTCAAGGGAAAAGTACGTAGGGTAAGAGGCACTTTAATTCAAGGGAGAAAATTTTCCgaatttttttatagtttttatttTAAGTAAAGGTTAAAGTCACGCCTGTCGATCGAAGAAAAAGTATGTAAAAAGATCAAACATTTCAGTACTTTTTCGCCGGAAATAGAAGTTCATTTTGATTGACAGCATATGTAGACTATCTGAGCGCTTTTCATGGGAATCAAATAATTGTCTTCGCTCGCAAACGTTTGAGGTATTTGTATATAAAAGCAtcatattttactttttgtggCATTAAATCGTATTTTAAGAAAGTATTAAGCAATGAAAACCCACAAGCCACGTGAACATCCGAGGTCTGGCGCTTGCAATAGGAAAAGGGGAACATAGGTTAGCGGAATTAAGACAAATAATCATAATATTAGAACTGACCTTCAGACTTCTCTGACGAAGCATATCAGCGAATTAATTATCGTCGCATCAGAAGAAAAATCATGGGACTTCACGAGGTGTTAAATCAGGCTCTAACAGTACACTGCCAGTGAACGAGAATAAACACACTTGTAGCGACAAAGAAGTAAGACCAAGGGCATTTCCTTCAGTCTTCTCACATGACAAGGAAAATACTATGTGAACGATTCACATAACCAGCCCGCATTCTGATATCACCGTCACCATCTGTTTTCGATGGTTATTATGCACAACCCAGATTGCGCTTCCACTGACAGCTTTTGCGTTTGCTGTGTTTGATGAGATCGATGTGCGCGTCTTTTTTCTCTTTAGCATGAAGGCCGATCCACTCCAAAAACATGTTTGAAAAGTCCGAAGAATATTAGTCACAATGAAGCTGGAGGAACCCTA from Montipora foliosa isolate CH-2021 chromosome 7, ASM3666993v2, whole genome shotgun sequence includes the following:
- the LOC138009965 gene encoding proton-coupled folate transporter-like — its product is MPRHNLPVWRRYLTVEPVLFFYAYGFFSAFPLYLQYAYSVLSEQNGFPYKEVTAVGDGLGCQESIIAQNDTLKQLEKEVQSQATRLDLALVFFETIPSLLLAPFWGGWSDKSGRRKPALLFPSIGAILGTIVMLTVMHLKLPLYVMFVGSAISGLSGFLTVLSIAVMSYTVDTTEKTAIAILFAREFLSPFGKTTLWKGKLVRAQKLNQQPAVTYDIGNRDFVIKKNKLNTSAAMDIFLVALLFLHGLNIHDKH